The Psilocybe cubensis strain MGC-MH-2018 chromosome 7, whole genome shotgun sequence genome has a window encoding:
- a CDS encoding histone H3, with product MARTKQTARKSTGGKAPRKQLAAKSSARKTAAAAGGVKKPHRFRPGTVALREIRRYQKSTELLIRKLPFQRLVREIAQDFKTDLRFQSSAVMALQEAAEAYLVSLFEDTNLAAIHAKRVTIQPKDLALARRLRGERS from the exons atgGCCCGCACTAAGCAAACTGCCCGCAAATCTACTGGTGGCAAGGCCCCTCGTAAACAACTCGCAGCCAAGTCCTCTGCGCGCAAGACTGCT GCCGCTGCTGGTGGTGTCAAGAAGCCCCATCGCTTCAGGCCCGGAACTGTCGCTCTCCGTGAAATCCGTCGTTACCAAAAGTCCACCGAGCTGCTCATCCGCAAGCTCCCCTTCCAACGACTCGTCCGTGAAATCGCTCAGGATTTCAAG ACTGATCTCCGCTTCCAATCCTCCGCCGTCATGGCCCTCCAGGAAGCTGCCGAGGCGTACCTCGTCTCGCTCTTCGAAGACACCAACTTGGCTGCTATCCACGCTAAGCGTGTCACCATCCAACCCAAAGATCTCGCTTTGGCTCGCAGACTGAGGGGAGAGCGATCATAG